ACAGCATCACGATCACGTCCTGGATGCGCGCCTCGATATCGACGAATCCGGGCTGGAGATAGAAGAGCATCAGCTCTTCCGTGCTCGCCTCGCCGAGATCGGGCATGTCCGCCCAGGTCAGGGTGTCGGGGAGCGACACCGTCCAGAGCACGCCCAACGACCAGAAAACCGCGCAGCAGAGGCCGGCCCAGGCCATGAGGCGCGGCGAGTAGCTGAGCGCGACCGGCGCCAGGAACGCCATCATGTAGACGAAGTTGCCCAGGCGGAAGCGCATGGGCACCGGCCAGTTGCTGACGAAGGGGTTCGGTATCACCAGGGTGAAGGCGAGCAGCGCGGCGGCCAGAGCGATGAAGAGATAGGGCTGCCACGGCCGCGCGTAGCGGCTGATGCTCAAGCGGTAGTCGGTATAGAAGATGAGCGCGAAGAGCCCGAGGATCACCTCGTAGAACCAGACCCGCTGCCAGCCGATCTGGACGAAGAGCCAGACCGCGATGACCGCGAGCCCCGCCAGGATGGTGCGGGTCGCGAGCCGGCGGCCGGCGATCGCCTCGGCCTCGAAAGCGCCCTTGTGCTGCTCGGCGACCGGCGCCTCGAAGCCTTCCGCCGCATCCGCCGGAGCGTGCTGTGAATCCGCCATGCTGCAGCCTCCTCGCTCTCAGCGGATACCCGTCCCAAGACGTAGTGTCTATGCCGCCATCGACAATCGGTTGAAGGCCCGGAGTCTTGTTCAAATTCCCGTACCGGGCCGCGTGCAGACGCAAGAATTCCGCAATCAATCCGTCACGACCGCTCACTAGTCCGCGCCGCGCCAAGGAATGCATGTCCACTCGGGAAGAATCCTCATGAAGGGCTTGAGGCGGACCCTCGCGGGTTTCGTTGCGGTCGGCTTTCCCGCCGCATGGCACCTACGAGATCATCACCAAGACACCGACCCGCGACATCCTCCCGGACCTCGAGGCCCCCTCACCCCGGCCCTCTCCCCGCCGGGAAGAGGGAGGATCCGCGGCGAAGCCGTGGAGGGTGAAAGGCTTTTGTTCTCATCCTCCAGTCCTGGCTGGCGCCGTCGATGATTGCAGGCCGCCCTTGCGTTGCGATTGCTTATCAGTTCGATGAGGTCTTCGCGACCGCCGGAAGAAGAAGGACCGCGCTGCGCCGCTTAACCGAAGATTCGCACCTCTCGACTATAACAATAGGCTCGCTGGCCTTAGTAGCGCCGGCTTACAACTGTCTGGTGTGGGTCCCACTGCCATGCATCTCGGAACGCTTCTCGCAGCGGAAAAGCTGGTTCAGCCGGAGCAGCTCGACGAGGCGCTCGCCCGCCAGCGCGAGGCGGGCGGCGAGCTGGAGCAGCATCTCCTCGAACTCGGAGCGGTCGACCCGGAGCAGCTCCGCGCGGTGCTCGCGAAGCGGCCGCAACGTCCGAAGTCGGTCGAGGAGACCGGTCTCGGCCTGAGCTTCCTCCTGGGGCTCGCGCTGAAGAGCATGTACCTCAGCGGATCGGACTCTGCCGCGGCCCTGGTCGAGGAGCTCAAGCTGTCGCCGAGCATCGTGCAGAGCCTCGTCGATCTCATGCGCGAGCGCCTGCTGATCGAGCCGCTCGGCTCGGCGGCCAGCCCCGATCGTCCGCTCGATCTGCACTTCGTCCTGAGCGACACGGGCCGGGCGCGGGCAGCCGAGTCGGTCGAGCAATCGGAGTACGTCGGGCCGGCGCCGGTGCCCCTGGCCGCCTTCGAGCAGCAGGTCATGAAGCAGAGACTGGCCGACGAGCGGATCGACCGGGAGACGCTGACCGGGGGCATGTCTGACCTGATGGTTTCGCCGACGCTGGTCGACCGCGTCGGCACGGCCTTCAACGCCGGCCAGCCGATCCTGATGTACGGCCCGCCCGGGAACGGCAAGTCATCGATATCGCACGCCGCGGCGCGCTGTTTCCGGCAGCTGATCTATCTGCCGCGCTGCGTCGAGGTCGACGGCCAGGTGATCAAGGTCTTCGACCCGACAATCCACGAGGAAGTCTCGCTCGCGCCCGAGCGGAGCACGGGACCTTCGGTCGTGAAGCACGGCGTCGACGATCCGCGCTGGGTCTGCTGCCGCCGCCCGACGCTCTCGACCGGGGTCGAGCTGACGCTCGACATGCTGGACCTGAATTTTCACCCGCGCGCGCACTATTACGACGCGCCGCTGCAGATGAAGGCTTCGGGCGGCGTCCTCTTCGTCAACGACTTCGGACGGCAGCTCCTGCGCCCGATCGACATTCTCAACCGGTGGATCGTTCCCCTCGAGCACGGCCGGGACTACCTGACGCTCGAGACCGGGCGTAAGTTCTGCTACGCCTTCGACGTGCTCCTGGTCTTCTCGACCAACCTGCCGCTCAAGAGCGTCATGGAGGCCGACATCCTGCGCCGTATCCCCTATCGCATCGCAGTCGGGCCGCCGTCGCGCGAGGAGTTCGCGCAACTGCTCCAGCGCGAGTGCGCGATACGCCAGGTGGATCTGCCCGCCGAGACTCTGGCCTACCTGATCGACGACCTCTACATCGCCAGGAAGCGGCGCTTCGCGCGCTACCATCCGCGCTTCATCATCGAGCACGTGATCGCCAGCGCGAAGTACCACAAGCAACCGCCGCGCCTCAGCCGGGAGATCCTGGCCGAAGCGATGGAAGACCTCTTCACCGAGGCCTAACTTCCGGGCGGCCTGCGCCCCCGCGCCCTTCGCGGCCTTAACCGTTCGCTCATAACACAGGGACGTGAACCGGCGTGATCGCACCCGGTCCACCCCCTTCCGTACACTCTCGCCTTCGGACTCAAGAGGAGTCGTGGCGAGCCATGAAGCGTCAGAAGAACCGAAAGCGGCAGCCCCGCAAGCCGGCGGCCGGGGCCGCGGCCCAAGCGGCGGCGCCATCGACCGCGCCGGAGCGTCCGGGCCGGCGGGACTTCCTCCGGCGGGCCCGCAACGGCGCGCTTATCGGGGCCGGCGTGCTGGGCGGCGGCTGGTACCTGGTCGAGGACGTCAACGCCCACCGCCGGGAGCACGATCTCGCGCGTATCGGCGACGGCATACCGGCGGTGGTGCAGATACACGACCCCGAATGCCCCCGCTGCCGCGCCCTGCAGCGCGAGACGCGCCGCGCGCTGGAAGACTTCGAGCCGGGCGAGATCCAGTACCTGGTCGCGAACATCCGCACCGACGAGGGCCGGGCCCTGGCGGCCCAGCACGGCGTCGGCCACGTGACCCTTCTGCTGATGGACGGCGGGGGCAGGCGCCGCCAAACCCTGCGCGGGCCCAACACCAGCGAGGCCCTTAAACAGGCCTTCCGCCTGCACCTCGACGCGCTCAACCGCGGCGCCGCTTCCAACTAGGCGAGGCGCAGTCAGCGCCTGTTTGCCAGGCCCGGCCCTGACACCGGGGGCACGGCCCGCGCTTCCGCGCGCCTTGATCGACTGCGGCCTCACGCATTGTTGAGGCGGCCTTACCGAAACTTTAGGCGATCTTTAAGCGCAGCTTACAGAGCCGCTCCATCCTCTCCCGCGGTCGAGAAAGCCCGCGATTCGCGCGGGCTCAACCCCTGGGAAAGGAAGTCACCATGAGCAGAGTCGCCCGCTGGAGCCGGGTCGCCCTCGCCGCCGCCGGTCTGAACCTCGTCGCCGGCATGGCCTTGGCCGATAGCTTCGATGTCACGATCTACAATCTCACCAAGGGTCAGATCATCTCGCCGCCGGTCGTTGCGGCGCACGATCCTTCCGTCGCGATTTTCCGCGTCGGCGAGGAAGCCTCCGACGAACTGGCGGCCCTCGCCGAGGACGCCGACGCGGTGGGGCTCGTCGCCCTGCTGACCTCGGTCGGCGCCGACGTGGCAGTCGGCGCGGCAGTCATTCTGCCCGGTGAAAGCGCCACGGTCCGCATCGAGACCTCCCGCGGCAACCGGGTCCTCTCGGCGGTCGGCATGCTGGTCACCACCAACGACGCCTTCTTCGGCCTGAACAGCCTGCCGCTGCGCTCCCGGGCCCGGACCACCCGCGTGCCGGCCTACGACGCGGGCAGCGAAGAAAACAACGAGGACTGCGGCTTTATTCCGGGACCGCCCTGCGGCACCGAGGGCGTCCGCGATACCGCCGATGCCGAGGGCTTCGTCCACATTCACAACGGGGTTCACGGCATCACCGCGGACGGCCTGATCCCCGCGCGCGACGACTGGCGCAATCCCGTCGCCCAGATCACCGTGACGCCGGTGCGCGGCGGTGACGAGGACGACGACTAGCTTTTCCTCTGAGCTCCTGAACTATGTTGGGGGCGGCTTCCGGGCCGCCCCTTTCAGTTCCTGGCAGACAGCGCCCTGCTCCCTAATCGTGCTCGTCGTGGCCCTAGAGCAGATCCGGGTTTGACTGAATCGCCGGAGGCGATCCATCGAACCCCGTGAATCTGCTCTAAACATCGGATGTAGAGCGGATTCACATGTTTAGTTGGCAACCACGAAGTGGTTCCATCTAAACATGATCCGCTCTAGCGGCGGCGCCGGCCCGGTCACAGGAGAACGACGTGATCAGTCGCCTCACGGCCGAGGGCATCAACTGCTACGGCCGGCTCGACGCCGAGCCCGATGAGATCGAGGTCGCCGTCACACCCTGAGCGGATAGGGCGACAGCGATGGATTGTCACTCCCCGCAGCCTCGCGACAGCTCAAGGTCGCGGCGTTCGCTGGGGTAGAAGCGGATCAGGATGCGCCGCGGCATGAAGCGGCGGTTGATCCGCCGGGTCTTGTAGGACGGCACCAGGGGATCGAAGCGGACCGCCGGGTTGGGGTCGTCGAAAATCGCCGAGGTGGTGAGGAAATCCAGCCACGTCACCAGGACGGTCGTGGTCGGGAAGCGCCGGTACAGCGTGATGCGCCGGGGCTCGTTGTCGGGATTGCGTTCGATGCAGGGCTCCTCGGCGGGCCCGTAGGCCTCGTGGAGGGCGGCCAGCACAGCGGCGTAGTTGTTCGGGGTGACTTGGTTGGCGCGCCGCTCCAGCAGCACCTGCTGCAGCCGGTGGCTCTCCTTGTTCATCTGGAAGAAGACCGTGAAGCCGAGGCCGCCGAGCTCGACGTCGAACAGCGCCTTCTCGGCATAGGCCCCGCCGAAGTCCCAGCGCCCCGGCAGGTCCTTCAGCGCCCCGCCGAAGGCCTCGACGAGCTCGCTCTCGGTCATGCCCCAGCGCGCTTCGCGCCAGCCCTCGATATCCTCGGGCGCGGCCCGGGCAGACCCCGCCACGATGCAGCAAACGAGTAAAGCAAGAACGAGACGCATGAGCCGGCTTCTCCGCCACGCATCCACCAGGAGTCAGATTGGGTTCGGGCAGCCGGCGACAAGACCAGCTGGCGCTATCCCGTCCAGCCGATGCCCGAGGCGACGCAGTTGATCGAGAGCAGCAGCGGCAGGGAGTCCTCCTCGTCGCCCTTCCCGGCGCCGCGCTCTTCGCGCAGGGCGCCGAGCATCCGGGCTTGTTGCAGGCCGACGCGGTTGAGCATCGGCAGGCGCCTCTCCGCGCGCTTGCGGTAGGTCGGAAAGCGCGCCGCCAGCTCGGACTCGCCGGTCAGCGCCAGCACCTGGGCCGCGGTGCGGTCATATTCCCGGCGGATCATCGAGAAGATCTCCTGGCCGCGCTCGCGATCGGCCACCAGCTCCGCGTAGACGCCGGCCACATCGAAGTCGACCAGGAAGAGGATCTTCTCGACCTCGTCGACGATCAGGCGGAACAGGCGCGAGGACTCGAACATCCGCGCGAGAAGGGCCTCGCCGTCGGCGCCGCGCACCCGGAGGAAGGACTCGAGTGCGGTGCCGAGCCCGAACCAGCCGGGCACCAGCTGGCGATTCTGGCTCCAGCCGAAGACCCAGGGGATCGCGCGCAGGTCGTCGAGCGACTGGGCGCCGAAGCGCCGCCCCGGGCGCGAGCCTATCTTGAGCCGGACCAGCTCCTCGACCGGGCTGCCCTCCTGATAGTAGGCGACCAGTCCCGGGTGCTCGATCAGCTTGCGGTAGGCGACATAGGAGAGCCCCGAGAGCGCCTCCATGGCCTCGTCGAACTCGGGACGCAGGTCGGGCCCGGGGCGCTCGCCCAGGTCCAGGCTGTGGCGCAGCACGCTCGCGCCGAGCAGCTCGAGCTGGACTCGCGCCGCGCCTTCGTTCGCGTACTTCGCCGAGACCACCTCGCCCTGCTCGGTCAGGCGCAGGCGACCGTCGACCGAACCGGCCGGCTGCGCGTCGATCGCCCGCCCAGTCGGGGCGCCGCCCCGGCTGACCGAACCGCCGCGGCCGTGGAAGAAGGCGATGCGGATGCCGAGCTCGCGGCCGGTCTGGGTCAGCCGGGTCTGCGCCTTGGCCTGCTCCCAGTTCGCGCTCAGGTATCCGCCGTCCTTGTTGGAATCGGAGTAGCCGATCATGACCTCCTGCACGCCGCCGACGTAGCTCAGGCTGCGCCGCACCAGGGGCGTCGCCAGGAGCTCGCGCATGATCGCCGGCGCCCGCTGCAGGTCCTCGATCGTCTCGAACAGCGGCACGACGGGCAGCAGGCAGCACTCGGTCCCCTCCCGGTCGAGGAACAGCCCGGCGTACTTGGCGAGCAGGTAGAGGCCGAGGATGTCGGCCGCCGAGTGGGTCATGCTGAGCACGAAGGAGCCGATCGCCCGGCTGCCCATCTCGCGCCGGGCCGACGCGACCAGCTCGAGGAGGCTGAGCAGTTCCCTGGTCCCGGACTCCAGCGCGGCGCGGTCCGGAACGCCGTCCAGGGGGCGGCCCAGCTCGGCGCGCAGCCAGGCGCCCCAGGCATCGCTGCCGAGCTCGGGCGCCGCTTCGGCCTCGGGATGCAGGGAACGCCAGATGTCCGCCAGGGCGGCGTTGGTCACCGTGGTGTTCTGGCGCAAGTCCAGGCTGACCGTATGGAACCCGAAGGCCTCGACCTTGCGCCGCAGCGGCTCGACCCGGGTCCGGGCGAGCGAAAGACAGCCGGCGCCGCGCAGGCCGGCTTCGAGGGTCGTCAGGTCGGCAACCAGTGCCGCGGCGTCCGCGTAGGCGGCGGGCTGCTCCGACTCGCCGTAGTCGAGCGCCGCGGCGATCGTCCTCTCGACGCCGTAACGAAGGCAGGCGAGATACTGCCGGAACACCTCGCCCGGGTTGCGCGCGGCGATCGATTGGCCCTGCCCGCTGCG
This is a stretch of genomic DNA from Kiloniellales bacterium. It encodes these proteins:
- a CDS encoding thioredoxin family protein, which encodes MKRQKNRKRQPRKPAAGAAAQAAAPSTAPERPGRRDFLRRARNGALIGAGVLGGGWYLVEDVNAHRREHDLARIGDGIPAVVQIHDPECPRCRALQRETRRALEDFEPGEIQYLVANIRTDEGRALAAQHGVGHVTLLLMDGGGRRRQTLRGPNTSEALKQAFRLHLDALNRGAASN
- a CDS encoding spondin domain-containing protein, with the protein product MSRVARWSRVALAAAGLNLVAGMALADSFDVTIYNLTKGQIISPPVVAAHDPSVAIFRVGEEASDELAALAEDADAVGLVALLTSVGADVAVGAAVILPGESATVRIETSRGNRVLSAVGMLVTTNDAFFGLNSLPLRSRARTTRVPAYDAGSEENNEDCGFIPGPPCGTEGVRDTADAEGFVHIHNGVHGITADGLIPARDDWRNPVAQITVTPVRGGDEDDD
- a CDS encoding phosphoenolpyruvate carboxylase produces the protein MEPARSAPPAEEKAAAAEPLGALGLDDDEHDYLETAIERLFGLLLSVIRARRPEIEGVLLGRELEASDEETRLDALQAQGIWLHLLRIAEDSAEARRRRRIEVLGGPDAVIGSFDRTIAAAAAQGVAPERIQALLDRASLSPVITAHPTEAKRVTVLEIHRRIYRRLEELDQQRWTPRERSAIAEALRNEIDLLWLTGEIRLEKPAVEQEVAWGLYFFKETLYDAVPQTLQSLEIALGRHYPETVFKLPAVLRFGSWIGGDRDGNPFVTNDITRSALEAGRLAALRHYLGELEELLRHLSITAHTAPVPEAFSKALAEKLARSGQGQSIAARNPGEVFRQYLACLRYGVERTIAAALDYGESEQPAAYADAAALVADLTTLEAGLRGAGCLSLARTRVEPLRRKVEAFGFHTVSLDLRQNTTVTNAALADIWRSLHPEAEAAPELGSDAWGAWLRAELGRPLDGVPDRAALESGTRELLSLLELVASARREMGSRAIGSFVLSMTHSAADILGLYLLAKYAGLFLDREGTECCLLPVVPLFETIEDLQRAPAIMRELLATPLVRRSLSYVGGVQEVMIGYSDSNKDGGYLSANWEQAKAQTRLTQTGRELGIRIAFFHGRGGSVSRGGAPTGRAIDAQPAGSVDGRLRLTEQGEVVSAKYANEGAARVQLELLGASVLRHSLDLGERPGPDLRPEFDEAMEALSGLSYVAYRKLIEHPGLVAYYQEGSPVEELVRLKIGSRPGRRFGAQSLDDLRAIPWVFGWSQNRQLVPGWFGLGTALESFLRVRGADGEALLARMFESSRLFRLIVDEVEKILFLVDFDVAGVYAELVADRERGQEIFSMIRREYDRTAAQVLALTGESELAARFPTYRKRAERRLPMLNRVGLQQARMLGALREERGAGKGDEEDSLPLLLSINCVASGIGWTG